DNA sequence from the Myxococcus guangdongensis genome:
CGGCGTGCGCAGGGGCAGCACGCACACGTGCGTGGCGTGACGGCCCAGGAAGCGCTGACGGCTCTCGTTGCTGTGGAACCCCGCGAGCCCCGGGTCACCCGTCACCGGGGCGTCCGGCGCGTGCGGCTGCACCGTGCCCACGTTGACGTCGATGGACACCGCGCAGCGGTGCTCCACCACCGCCCTCCACGCCGTGGCCGACGTGAAGAAGGGGGTCCCCACACTCGCATCCGTAATCTCAGTGGCGCCCACATCCAGCGCGGCCAGGCGGCGGTAGGCTTCCCCCGGGCGCAAGTGGACGATTCCGCGAAGCACGCGGGCGCGGGCTGCGTACCGACTGGACGCAACGGCGTCCTGCGCCACGGCCAACATGTGCTTGAGGGTGGTGGTCGCCGCGGTCTCGAAATCCTTCGCCCCCCGCAGCGCGCTCATGAGCTGCGGCATCTCCTCGTGCATCCACTCGCCTCCGTCCGGTGCCATCCGAGAGTACCCGCCAAGGGCCGCATCGGAGGGGAGGCAGTGTAGCGGAGATGAAGAACGCGGAAGGAGCGGCCCCTCCTTCCGCGTTCCCGAACCTCGCTGACGGCTGGGCACCCGGTTTCCCGTGGCGCCGCGCCGAAACCCCATGCGCGATTCATGCCAAACACGCATTTTACGTCTTTTCAGGGGTTTGACTCGAAATGCGACCCTTGGAGGCCCCAAACCGCGTCCAACTGGTACGCAGCCGCGTCCCAACGCAACGCAGATGGGACGTGCCAGGGGGGCTCGCTATGCTCGATGCCCTTTATGACGGAGTCTTCTCGGATTCCCACGCTGCCTGGGGTGGGGGCGACCATCGGCCCATACACACTGCTCGAGGTGCTCGGGCAGGGGGGCATGGGCGTCGTCTACCGGGGGCAGCATCCGGAGACGGGCGAGGGGGTGGCGGTGAAGACGGTGCGCGCGGCCTCGGAGGTTCCGTTGGCCAGCATCCGTCGGGAAATCCATGCGTTGCGCCGGCTCCGGCACCCGGGCGTGGTGCGAATCGTCGCCGAGGGCGTGACGCGGGGGCTGCCCTGGTACGCCATGGAGTTGCTCCGGGGGCAGACGCTGCGGCTGGCCACACCCGCGCCGGGGACGGGGCCGCTGGACGGCGAGCGGCTGAGGGGGACGCTCAATCTGACCCGGCGGCTGTGCTCGGCGCTGGCGTTCCTGCATGGCAACGGGCTGGTGCACCGGGATCTCAAGCCGGAGAACGTCTTCCTGCGTCCTGATGGGACGCCGGTGCTGGTGGACTTCGGCATCGCCGCGCGCTTCGGCGGCTCACGGGGGCGGGAGACGCTGGACGTGAGCGGCGTGGTGGTGGGCAGCGACACGTACATGGCGCCGGAGCAGCTCCGGGGCGACTACGTGGACGCGCGGGCGGACCTCTACGCCCTGGGCTGCATCCTCTACGAGCAGCTCACGGGACGGCCGCCCTTCGTCCCCGGCCGCGAGGGGCCGCTGCCCCATCAGCACCTGCACCTGACGCCCGTGCCGCCGGGCCTGCGCGTGGAGGGGGTGCCCACGGCGCTGGACGCCTTGGTGCTGCGGCTGCTCGCCAAGCGCCCCCAGGAGCGGCCGGGATACGCGGAGGACGTGTCGTCCGCGCTCGAGGCCCTGGGCGCGGCGCACGGCGAGGAGGGCGCCGCCGCGGTGCCCCGGACGCCCGCCTATCTGTATCGGCCTGACCTGTCGGGACGCGGCGGTGAGCTGGGCCGGCTGATGGCGGCGCTCGACGCGGCCGCCCGTGGACACGGCGGCCGGGTCTTCCTCGGCGGAGAGAGCGGCGCGGGCAAGACGCGGCTGGCGCTGGAGCTGGCGGCGGAGGCCGGCTGGCGACGCATGGCGGTGGTGACGGGCGAGTGCGTGGCCATGGGCGAGGGCGGCACGGACCTGCACGCCGCGCCCCTGCAGCCCCTGCGTCCGCTGATGCACGCGGTGGCGGACCGCTGCAACGAGCGCGGCGCGGCCGAGACGGCGCGGCTGCTCGGACCTCGGGGACGCGTGCTCGCGGCGTACGAGCCGTCCTTGTCGCAGCTGCCCGGTCAGCGCGAGCTGCCCGAGCCCCCTCCCCTGCCCGCGCAGGAGGCGCGCCTGCGCGTGTTGTCGGCGCTGCGCGACACGCTGTGCGCGCTGGCGGAGGCGCAGCCGCTGCTGTTGGTGCTGGATGACTTGCAGTGGGCGGACGAGCTGACGCTGAGCTTCCTGTTGGAACTCGACGCGCGGCACCTCGCGAAGCGGCCGGTGTTGCTCGTGGGCACCTATCGGATGGACCAGATGGGGCAGGCCCTGCGCGAGGTGGTGGGCGCGTCCGACGCGGTGCGCGTCGAAGTCGGCCGGCTGGACGCGAGGAGCGCGGGGCAGATGGTGCGCGACATGCTCGCGCTGCGCGAGGTGCCCGCGCCCTTCGTCGACGCGCTGGTGCAGGAGACGAGCGGCAATCCCTTCTTCATCGCGGAGTACCTGCGCGCCGCCATCGACGCGGGCCTGCTCTTCCGCGCGCCCTCCGGCGAGTGGCTCTTCGAGGCCCAGGGCAGCGCCGGCGGCCGTCCCCTGCCCCTGCCCGGCAGCATCGCCGAGCTCATCGAGCGGCGCCTGTCGGACCTGGGCGAGCACGGGCGCGCGCTGGCGGAGGTCGCCGCGGTGCTGGGGCGCGAGCTGGATGAGGAGCTGCTCTTGTCCGCCACCGCGCTGCCGGAGGGCACGAGCGCGGAGGCCGTGGAGGAGCTGCGGCGTCGGCAGGTGCTCGAGGAGTCCGGCGGGGGCCGGCTGCGCTTCGTGCACGACAAGCTGCGCGAGGTGGCCTACGCGCGAATCCCCGACACGCGACGACGCGCCCTGCACCATCGCTGCGCGGAGCACCTGGAGGCACATGGCGAGACTTCACTCTCGGGCCTGACGCCGCTGGCCGCGGGCCTTGCCCACCACTGGTCGCGCGCGGGAGTGCCCGAGCGGGCCAGCGGCTGGTTCGCGCGGGCGGCGGACGCGGCGCGCTCGGCGTATGCCAATGGCGACGCCATCTCCTTCTACGAGTCCGC
Encoded proteins:
- a CDS encoding serine/threonine-protein kinase, with amino-acid sequence MTESSRIPTLPGVGATIGPYTLLEVLGQGGMGVVYRGQHPETGEGVAVKTVRAASEVPLASIRREIHALRRLRHPGVVRIVAEGVTRGLPWYAMELLRGQTLRLATPAPGTGPLDGERLRGTLNLTRRLCSALAFLHGNGLVHRDLKPENVFLRPDGTPVLVDFGIAARFGGSRGRETLDVSGVVVGSDTYMAPEQLRGDYVDARADLYALGCILYEQLTGRPPFVPGREGPLPHQHLHLTPVPPGLRVEGVPTALDALVLRLLAKRPQERPGYAEDVSSALEALGAAHGEEGAAAVPRTPAYLYRPDLSGRGGELGRLMAALDAAARGHGGRVFLGGESGAGKTRLALELAAEAGWRRMAVVTGECVAMGEGGTDLHAAPLQPLRPLMHAVADRCNERGAAETARLLGPRGRVLAAYEPSLSQLPGQRELPEPPPLPAQEARLRVLSALRDTLCALAEAQPLLLVLDDLQWADELTLSFLLELDARHLAKRPVLLVGTYRMDQMGQALREVVGASDAVRVEVGRLDARSAGQMVRDMLALREVPAPFVDALVQETSGNPFFIAEYLRAAIDAGLLFRAPSGEWLFEAQGSAGGRPLPLPGSIAELIERRLSDLGEHGRALAEVAAVLGRELDEELLLSATALPEGTSAEAVEELRRRQVLEESGGGRLRFVHDKLREVAYARIPDTRRRALHHRCAEHLEAHGETSLSGLTPLAAGLAHHWSRAGVPERASGWFARAADAARSAYANGDAISFYESALREAAASSGNAHASGLDAPEVALDVVWESLGEVLALTGRQQDARQAFLQSLARIEQTQRVRRANVLRKVGKSLQTHHQNEEALRVYAQAQAELGPMPDSVSSAPGQLEAAWWHEWVQLQGERITVHYWLAQLDEMRALVEGVRPVMRAHGTPLQRARFFNSLVQMQLRSERYRASTETVAHARAYAEAALESEGEAEHAGARCVVAMVLLFHGALDEAQSWMEESLRGAERQGDVTLQTRCLTYLTVILRLRERVAEASEATERTLELATRSGMSDYLGAAHATRAWVASRAQDFVSARQAATESLRLWQALSLVYPFQWLARWPLLVVELSEGALPQALEQARAMLEGHQQRQPDVLTQALMQALAQADADRMDEARTTLIQACESARRLCYL